Proteins co-encoded in one Malus domestica chromosome 09, GDT2T_hap1 genomic window:
- the LOC114822915 gene encoding uncharacterized protein produces MDRRKLLLILLLEMSYLETICICTILVVMMLRGKQRHVERPTLTNRSLIRREISLCYLNGIIGNTDTECVNELRMDRRTFGILCDLLRQDGRVKTDGLVSVEEQVCMTLQILAHHTKNRSVGGRFYRSGETISRYFNSVLQGILRLQGILLKVPQPVPIDSTDPRWRCFKNCLGALDGTHIDVHVPEIDKPRYRTRKGRVATNVLGVCSGDMQFIYVFPGWEGSASDSRVLHDAISRPNGFKVPAGMDNENFLNATQEPKGRRRKWEAFEEEVLLGVLEDFVARKQRCDTGAFKQGTLVEIAKAVNVLCPHSNIKANPHIESKLKKWKKTYSMVVDMINTSGFAWNDVKKCVEVDSDDAWQTYVQRNKEADGWRSKHFPLFDRFAYIFGKDRATGNVAETPAQMMEEQSHDHVGESDIGGENFVSSMNQQSQQSTPSENSQRKRKRAVGSSNDGTEAIISGLKDFYVESGKRMQMVTEALVQGTADHTDIANELEAMGLSPMDQIDALSLILDKPKNVGVFRAIKPELKKVFVQRLLSDNASG; encoded by the exons atggatcgaaggaagcttttattgatcttattgttagagatgtcttatttggagacaatttgtatttgtacgattcttgtggtgatgatgctacgtggcaaacagagacatgttgaacgacccacattgactaaccgttcacttattagacgagagattagtttgtgttatctgaatggtataatagggaatactgatactgaatgtgtcaacgaattgagaatggatagaaggacttttggcatattatgcgacttacttcgtcaagatgggagggtaaaaactgatggtttggtgtctgtagaggaacaggtgtgtatgactttacaaatattagcacatcatactaagaatcgtagtgttggcggtagattttataggtcgggagagactataagtaggtatttcaatagcgtattgcaaggaattttgcgattacaaggtatcctactaaaagtcccccagcctgtgcctattgattctacagatcctaggtggcgatgttttaag aattgcttgggagcattggatggaacacacattgatgtgcatgtacctgaaattgacaaaccaagataccgaacaagaaagggtcgagtcgcaactaatgtgttaggtgtgtgttcaggagatatgcagttcatatatgtgtttccggggtgggagggttccgcatcagactctagagtgctacatgatgcaattagtaggcctaatggttttaaggtaccagcgg gtatggataacgaaaattttttgaatgctactcaagagccaaaaggaagaaggcgtaaatgggaagcatttgaggaagaagtattactaggagttcttgaggattttgttgctcggaagcaacggtgtgacaccggtgctttcaaacaaggtactttggttgaaatagcaaaagctgtcaatgttttatgtcctcattcaaatataaaggcaaatccacatattgaatccaagttgaagaaatggaaaaaaacatatagtatggtcgttgacatgataaacacaagtggatttgcatggaatgatgtcaaaaagtgcgttgaagttgacagtgatgacgcatggcaaacttatgtgcag agaaataaagaagccgatggatggagaagcaaacattttccactgtttgatagatttgcatatatatttggaaaagatcgggctacgggtaatgtagccgaaacccctgctcaaatgatggaggaacaaagtcatgatcatgttggtgaaagtgatattggaggtgaaaattttgtttcttcaatgaaccaacaaagccaacaaagcaccccatctgaaaatagccaaagaaagaggaaaagagctgtgggaagttcaaatgatggaaccgaggcaattatcagtggactgaaagatttttatgttgaaagtgggaagaggatgcaaatggtaactgaagctttagttcaaggtactgcagatcatactgacatagctaatgaacttgaagcaatgggtctctctcctatggatcaaattgatgcattgtctcttattttggataaaccaaaaaatgtgggagtgttcagggcaatcaaaccggaactcaagaaagttttcgtccaaaggcttttaagcgacaacgcaagcggatga